A single genomic interval of Zunongwangia sp. HGR-M22 harbors:
- a CDS encoding metallophosphoesterase family protein, translating into MKRISLLLILMSLSIIAQQEPDKIAFVADIHLQDIYADYENFDGIEIDGKNQKAKIRSMSAQLHSTRLLNENYFVLKAVLDDIAARGIKLVAFPGDYTDDGQPININGLAEILKTYKDQYNISFFITTGNHDPVRPYSIAAGKNDFLAKDGRNQPIYSEVGLYQEKLNEHKVLIEPRLEKAGYNYILNALAEFGFFPQQKYHYWETPFSNYDTNNYTFQKAHKAAQISNRRYSVNDSLSIPDASYLVEPKQGLWLLAIDGNSYVPQKDGNLSSASIGYNQTIAHKKHLFKWIKTVAERAKKLNKRLVAFSHYPAIDFNENASPELEKFLGKNKWQLERVPQEHIAETLAEAGIKLHFAGHMHINDTGKRIYNNKDFLVNIQTPSLAAYIPGYKILNLDKDFAEIKTVSINEVPRFDELFPLYKLEYEYLKNSNREIWNIDILNSKNYHDFTEYHLENLVKLRFLPNDWDADFKIYLSNLTSSELLKTVSTSSKLSQNFSEWKGYDMILDFYKIRNADKLAFQDIPERRLKEYKTIIAEAKAGKISEHIIDKKLLQFLSIFDKFINGLPANRFKIDLHNGDIQELE; encoded by the coding sequence ATGAAGCGAATTTCGCTATTATTGATTTTAATGTCATTATCCATCATTGCTCAGCAAGAGCCTGATAAAATTGCATTTGTTGCAGATATTCACTTGCAGGACATTTATGCCGATTATGAAAATTTTGATGGAATTGAAATTGATGGCAAAAACCAAAAAGCAAAAATACGAAGCATGAGTGCTCAGCTGCACTCAACGCGACTTCTTAATGAAAATTATTTTGTACTGAAAGCTGTTTTAGATGATATTGCAGCACGCGGAATAAAATTAGTTGCTTTTCCCGGCGATTATACAGATGATGGCCAACCCATAAACATAAATGGTCTTGCTGAAATTTTAAAAACTTATAAAGACCAATATAATATTTCATTTTTTATAACCACAGGAAATCACGATCCTGTACGACCATATAGCATCGCTGCAGGAAAAAATGATTTTTTGGCCAAAGACGGTAGGAATCAACCCATTTATAGTGAAGTTGGTTTATATCAAGAAAAATTAAATGAGCATAAAGTTCTTATAGAGCCCAGATTAGAGAAAGCCGGTTATAATTATATTCTGAATGCTTTAGCTGAATTTGGTTTTTTTCCGCAGCAAAAATATCATTATTGGGAAACTCCTTTTTCTAACTACGACACAAATAATTATACATTCCAAAAAGCTCATAAAGCTGCCCAAATTTCTAACCGAAGGTACAGTGTTAATGATTCACTCTCCATCCCCGATGCTTCCTATTTAGTGGAACCTAAACAAGGACTATGGCTTTTGGCAATCGATGGTAACTCTTATGTGCCCCAAAAAGATGGTAATCTTAGTAGTGCTAGTATTGGATATAACCAAACGATTGCACATAAGAAACATCTATTTAAATGGATAAAAACAGTTGCTGAAAGAGCTAAGAAACTCAATAAGCGGTTAGTTGCATTTAGCCATTATCCAGCCATAGATTTTAATGAAAATGCTTCACCAGAATTAGAGAAATTTCTGGGTAAAAATAAATGGCAATTAGAAAGAGTTCCTCAAGAACATATTGCAGAAACTTTGGCCGAAGCAGGAATTAAACTTCATTTTGCTGGCCATATGCATATTAATGATACCGGAAAACGAATTTACAACAACAAAGATTTTCTAGTAAATATTCAAACACCATCGCTGGCCGCTTATATTCCCGGTTATAAAATTCTTAATTTAGATAAGGATTTTGCTGAAATAAAAACAGTGTCTATAAACGAAGTCCCAAGATTCGACGAGCTTTTTCCACTTTATAAACTGGAATACGAATATTTGAAAAATTCTAATAGAGAAATATGGAATATCGATATTTTAAACAGTAAAAATTATCATGATTTTACAGAATATCATTTAGAAAATCTTGTAAAACTAAGATTTCTTCCTAATGATTGGGATGCAGATTTTAAAATATATCTGTCTAATCTTACCAGCAGCGAATTACTGAAAACTGTTTCGACAAGTTCTAAGCTTTCACAAAATTTTTCAGAATGGAAAGGCTACGATATGATTTTAGACTTCTATAAAATAAGAAACGCCGATAAATTGGCTTTTCAGGATATTCCAGAACGAAGATTGAAAGAATATAAAACGATTATTGCTGAAGCAAAAGCCGGAAAAATTTCAGAACATATAATTGATAAAAAATTACTACAGTTTTTAAGTATTTTTGATAAATTTATTAATGGTTTGCCTGCCAATCGTTTTAAAATTGATTTGCATAATGGTGATATTCAAGAATTAGAGTAG
- a CDS encoding helix-turn-helix transcriptional regulator, which yields MNTYHLQLNDVEDFVPKLAEKLGIGFKNKLGEFTVSIPSDYGSGKVNCINFPNGIGLYTLDLKFLEDTCLKIIHPNVCPIRFIYCVEGDLNAYIEEDSGCVLKSHQHLIAATTSTGIQSLKFKGGDKVLVCYLEVNRLKFKNYLSFDLNEIEEKYFRLFGDIEGDNEVFQTGSYGLRTLDTIREIENCSLEGFPRINYLGGKALEVFSHMLLQFREGNRTQEPRLKKRDLKAIERAVSYINENIANTGTVQTLAKISGVNVNKLQDGFQEVYGKTVNSYIRDVRLTRAMNLLLSGEKGVGEVVYELGLSSRSYFSKIFKRRYGILPKDVLNNKNLTEASE from the coding sequence ATGAATACGTATCATTTACAGTTGAATGATGTCGAAGATTTCGTGCCGAAGCTCGCAGAAAAGTTAGGAATAGGATTTAAGAATAAATTGGGAGAATTTACGGTAAGCATTCCTTCCGATTATGGAAGTGGTAAAGTTAATTGTATAAATTTTCCTAACGGTATTGGTTTATATACCTTAGATCTAAAATTTTTAGAAGACACTTGTCTAAAAATTATTCATCCAAATGTATGTCCTATTCGGTTTATATATTGCGTAGAAGGCGATCTAAATGCGTACATCGAGGAAGATAGTGGCTGTGTGCTTAAAAGCCATCAGCATTTAATTGCTGCAACCACTTCTACCGGGATACAATCTCTAAAATTTAAAGGAGGGGATAAGGTACTGGTTTGCTATTTAGAAGTAAATCGCTTGAAGTTTAAAAATTACCTTTCGTTCGATTTAAATGAAATTGAAGAAAAATACTTTAGACTCTTTGGTGATATCGAAGGTGATAATGAGGTCTTTCAGACTGGTAGTTATGGACTTCGCACACTAGATACTATTAGAGAAATCGAAAATTGTAGTTTAGAAGGTTTTCCAAGAATTAATTATTTAGGCGGTAAAGCTCTCGAAGTATTTTCTCATATGCTTTTACAGTTTAGGGAAGGTAATAGAACACAAGAGCCGCGATTGAAAAAGCGCGATCTAAAAGCGATAGAGAGGGCTGTAAGCTATATTAATGAGAACATAGCTAACACTGGTACAGTGCAAACATTAGCAAAAATTAGCGGTGTGAATGTAAATAAGTTGCAGGATGGTTTTCAGGAAGTTTATGGTAAAACGGTTAATTCCTATATAAGGGATGTGCGGTTAACCAGAGCAATGAATTTGCTTTTGAGTGGAGAGAAAGGAGTAGGAGAGGTGGTTTACGAATTAGGACTATCCAGCCGCAGCTATTTTTCAAAAATTTTTAAAAGACGTTACGGGATTTTGCCTAAAGACGTATTAAATAATAAGAATTTAACCGAGGCTTCCGAATAA
- a CDS encoding glycosyltransferase produces MKVAIIADHRHPLKKPYAGGLAMITHKMVQKLAEKGIEVDIYAKSGSQCENLQNLDHHFAEDSPFSCIYSEKYNPTEIKNTIVYSEIFQDLERNEYDIVHNHTLHYLPIILGNKLRTKFITTLHTMAFPEIKFALDYVKKDLNQEFVVVSESLRDQYSKFLNFPKVIRNAIDLNDWEANFEADNQYCMWYGSICKEKAPHLAIEVAIKANKPIILAGRGKNSEYFERFVSPLLKNPLVSYVGEQDKTQINRLLRNAMALLFTSVWEEPSALGISESLASGTPVLSWDKGVASEIITDKVGQILDPLDTTAMAEALKNIERFDREACRKHAEQHCNIDNMIDNYVEFYEALIEENAEVY; encoded by the coding sequence ATGAAAGTAGCCATTATAGCCGACCATCGCCACCCTTTAAAAAAACCATATGCCGGCGGACTAGCCATGATTACTCACAAAATGGTACAAAAACTAGCAGAAAAAGGCATAGAAGTAGATATTTATGCAAAATCTGGATCGCAATGTGAAAATTTACAGAACCTAGACCATCACTTTGCAGAAGATAGTCCTTTTTCTTGTATCTATTCTGAAAAATACAATCCTACTGAAATTAAAAACACCATTGTTTATTCTGAAATTTTCCAAGATTTAGAGCGTAACGAATACGATATAGTACACAATCACACTTTACATTATCTTCCAATTATTTTAGGAAATAAGCTAAGAACCAAGTTTATAACTACTTTACATACCATGGCTTTTCCTGAAATTAAGTTCGCATTGGATTATGTAAAAAAAGATTTAAACCAGGAATTTGTAGTAGTAAGTGAATCACTTAGAGATCAATATTCTAAATTTTTAAATTTCCCAAAAGTAATTAGAAATGCAATAGATCTTAACGACTGGGAAGCTAATTTTGAAGCAGATAATCAATACTGCATGTGGTATGGTTCTATTTGCAAAGAAAAAGCACCTCATTTAGCTATCGAAGTGGCCATAAAAGCTAACAAACCCATTATTCTCGCCGGTCGAGGTAAAAACAGCGAATATTTTGAACGTTTCGTGTCTCCACTGCTTAAAAACCCATTAGTCTCTTATGTAGGAGAACAGGACAAAACTCAAATAAATCGGCTTTTAAGAAATGCTATGGCTCTATTATTTACCAGCGTATGGGAAGAACCTTCGGCATTGGGAATTTCAGAAAGTCTGGCTTCAGGAACGCCTGTACTAAGTTGGGACAAAGGTGTAGCTTCTGAAATAATAACAGATAAAGTTGGACAAATATTGGATCCATTAGACACCACAGCAATGGCTGAAGCGCTTAAAAATATTGAAAGATTCGATAGAGAAGCATGTAGAAAACACGCAGAACAACACTGCAATATTGATAACATGATTGATAATTACGTCGAATTTTACGAAGCTCTGATAGAAGAAAATGCTGAAGTCTACTAA
- a CDS encoding alkaline phosphatase, which produces MKRNFKKIIAFSAVSIALSCGKTSEEKTTTTKESEAEPINIIFMVGDGMGIPQVSSAFYFGEGEPNFKQFENIGLSRTSSTSHLITDSAAGATAFSTGEKTYKRAIGVSKDTLPLPTILEQLKDRGYQTGLVSLTSITHATPAAFYAHVEDRDMHEEIARQLIDVEVDFFAGGGKKYFRSREDGANLFDSLKAKEYKLDTLELSKPNNDMRNAYVLTEEGLPSKPEGRTDFLQQASKLGLEYFAANNKPFFMMIEGSYIDWGGHAKDDNMMIQEVLDFDKTIGVVLDFVKAHPNTLVVVTADHETGGVSIGKAYDEAGEEIPQQVQVYFNTDQHSTELIPVFAKGKGEKLFRGIYENNEIYHKLMQAIEEN; this is translated from the coding sequence ATGAAGAGAAATTTCAAAAAAATTATTGCATTTTCAGCAGTATCGATTGCATTAAGCTGCGGAAAAACTTCCGAAGAAAAAACAACGACTACTAAAGAATCTGAAGCAGAACCGATAAATATCATCTTTATGGTAGGGGATGGGATGGGAATTCCGCAAGTTTCCAGTGCTTTTTATTTTGGTGAAGGCGAGCCTAATTTCAAACAATTTGAAAATATAGGTTTAAGCCGAACGTCGAGTACCAGTCATTTAATAACAGATTCTGCTGCCGGTGCCACCGCTTTTTCAACAGGAGAGAAAACCTATAAAAGAGCAATCGGAGTTTCTAAAGATACGCTACCGCTTCCAACAATTTTAGAGCAGTTAAAAGATAGAGGGTATCAAACCGGGTTAGTGAGTTTAACCTCCATTACGCATGCTACTCCCGCTGCATTTTATGCGCATGTAGAAGATCGTGATATGCACGAGGAAATTGCAAGACAACTTATCGATGTTGAAGTTGATTTTTTTGCCGGAGGTGGTAAAAAATACTTTAGGAGTAGAGAAGATGGGGCGAATCTTTTTGATAGTTTAAAAGCTAAAGAATATAAGTTGGATACTTTAGAATTAAGTAAGCCTAACAATGATATGCGAAACGCGTATGTTTTAACCGAAGAAGGTTTGCCATCCAAACCTGAAGGTAGAACAGATTTTCTTCAGCAAGCGTCCAAATTGGGATTAGAATATTTTGCGGCGAATAATAAACCATTTTTTATGATGATTGAAGGATCCTATATCGATTGGGGAGGCCACGCCAAAGACGATAATATGATGATTCAGGAGGTTTTGGATTTTGATAAAACAATTGGAGTGGTATTAGATTTTGTAAAAGCTCATCCTAATACATTGGTTGTAGTTACTGCAGATCACGAAACAGGTGGAGTAAGTATCGGTAAAGCCTACGATGAGGCCGGGGAAGAAATTCCGCAGCAGGTTCAGGTTTATTTTAATACCGATCAACATAGTACCGAGTTGATTCCTGTTTTTGCTAAAGGTAAAGGAGAAAAATTGTTCAGAGGGATTTACGAAAACAACGAAATCTATCACAAATTGATGCAGGCGATAGAAGAAAATTAA